The following are from one region of the Methanobacteriales archaeon HGW-Methanobacteriales-1 genome:
- a CDS encoding CBS domain-containing protein, with protein sequence MISVQEAMQKEVITLRKVEKIEEAARILREKKISGAPVVDEDNKMIGIVSEGDIMRLLEFHSPNLNLILPSPLDLIELPIRMKSEYDEISAGLKKASLVMVHEIMTKKLITISPEKSISDAAEQMDMHKVKRLPVLDEKGDLIGIITRGDIIGALVKSNE encoded by the coding sequence ATGATTAGTGTTCAAGAAGCCATGCAAAAAGAGGTCATTACTTTAAGGAAAGTAGAAAAAATCGAAGAAGCGGCTAGAATTTTAAGGGAGAAAAAAATCAGCGGAGCACCCGTAGTGGATGAAGATAATAAAATGATTGGTATTGTCAGTGAAGGCGATATCATGAGACTTCTGGAATTCCATTCCCCTAATTTAAACCTTATTTTACCTTCTCCTCTTGATTTAATAGAATTACCAATAAGGATGAAATCGGAATATGATGAGATTTCAGCCGGCCTAAAAAAAGCATCTCTGGTGATGGTACATGAAATAATGACCAAAAAATTGATTACTATCTCTCCAGAAAAGTCCATTTCAGATGCTGCAGAACAAATGGACATGCACAAAGTAAAAAGATTACCTGTTTTAGATGAAAAAGGTGATCTAATTGGTATCATTACCAGAGGAGATATCATCGGTGCACTGGTGAAATCCAATGAGTAA
- the nifH gene encoding nitrogenase iron protein, with product MVTPLNKQITEPIDKAINKSITKRIAIYGKGGIGKSTIVSNIAAAYSENHKVLVIGCDPKADTTRTLYGNRLPTVLDVLKTKRQAQVEDVIFEGFNQVMCVESGGPEPGVGCAGRGVIVAMNLLEKLQVFSEDLDVVIYDVLGDVVCGGFAVPLRENFADEVYIVTSGEYMALYAANNISKGIKKLKGNLGGIICNCKGIENEEEIVAQFAQEIGSRVINIIPRSELVQKSEIEAKTVLEKYPESEQSDLYRKLSEDIYHNTEFTVPRPMEIEEFEEFFRRFH from the coding sequence ATGGTTACTCCCCTGAATAAACAAATTACTGAGCCGATAGATAAGGCCATAAATAAATCCATTACTAAGCGTATAGCCATTTATGGTAAGGGTGGAATTGGAAAATCAACTATTGTCTCCAATATAGCTGCAGCCTATTCTGAAAACCACAAGGTGCTGGTCATAGGATGCGATCCTAAAGCAGACACTACTCGTACACTCTATGGAAACCGGCTTCCTACGGTACTGGATGTTTTGAAAACCAAAAGGCAGGCCCAGGTTGAAGATGTTATCTTCGAGGGATTCAACCAGGTAATGTGTGTGGAAAGCGGAGGGCCAGAACCCGGAGTGGGGTGTGCTGGTCGTGGTGTTATTGTGGCCATGAATCTCCTGGAAAAGCTTCAGGTATTCAGTGAAGACTTGGATGTAGTTATTTATGATGTCCTGGGGGATGTAGTCTGTGGAGGCTTTGCAGTCCCTCTACGGGAGAATTTTGCCGACGAGGTCTACATCGTCACTTCTGGAGAATACATGGCCCTTTATGCGGCCAATAATATTTCAAAAGGAATCAAGAAGCTTAAAGGGAACCTGGGCGGAATTATATGTAACTGCAAGGGCATAGAAAATGAGGAAGAAATTGTAGCCCAATTCGCCCAAGAAATAGGATCTAGAGTTATTAATATAATTCCTCGCAGTGAACTGGTCCAAAAAAGTGAAATTGAGGCTAAAACAGTTTTGGAGAAGTATCCTGAATCAGAACAATCTGACTTGTACCGTAAATTGTCTGAGGATATTTACCACAACACAGAATTTACAGTTCCTCGCCCCATGGAAATTGAAGAATTTGAGGAGTTTTTTAGAAGATTCCATTGA
- a CDS encoding DUF123 domain-containing protein — MKGTYCLIIEVEKDSKISVGRLEQLQFKRGFYIYVGSALNSLESRVMRHLSSDKKLHWHVDYLLMDSSSNIKEVIYSIGEEKIECSLASLISDKSSPIIRFGCSDCSCGSHLFYFEDYDNALKWVLSAFEKLELSFNNLDDFNKNKNSKNKNKK, encoded by the coding sequence ATGAAAGGAACTTACTGTTTAATCATTGAAGTGGAAAAAGATTCTAAAATATCAGTGGGTAGACTTGAGCAACTGCAGTTTAAAAGAGGGTTTTACATTTACGTGGGATCAGCCCTTAATTCCCTGGAAAGTCGGGTGATGAGACATTTATCTTCAGATAAGAAATTACACTGGCACGTTGATTATTTACTGATGGATTCCAGTTCTAATATAAAAGAAGTGATTTATTCCATTGGAGAAGAAAAAATAGAGTGTTCCCTGGCCTCTTTAATTTCAGATAAATCATCCCCTATAATCCGATTTGGTTGTTCTGATTGTAGTTGTGGGTCACATCTCTTTTACTTTGAAGACTATGATAATGCGTTGAAATGGGTTTTAAGTGCATTTGAAAAGTTAGAATTATCATTTAATAATTTAGATGATTTTAATAAAAATAAAAATAGTAAAAATAAAAATAAAAAATAA
- a CDS encoding DUF371 domain-containing protein, translated as MKLTLKTHGHTNVTSKHKTTFEVTTDPEISIKADCIVGVASEKSMKDFSEDFKKAMRKEDAEIKVILKTKNAFDAITGHGHPDLPLDHPTDIVCRKSDYICGRTLMINTDKAACDLNNDLINDLKNGEEMQVEIIVSDK; from the coding sequence ATGAAACTCACCCTTAAAACACATGGACATACAAATGTAACATCTAAACACAAAACAACTTTTGAAGTAACCACTGATCCTGAAATTTCTATAAAAGCGGATTGTATTGTAGGTGTTGCCTCAGAAAAATCCATGAAAGACTTCTCTGAAGATTTTAAAAAGGCCATGAGAAAAGAAGATGCAGAAATTAAAGTTATATTAAAGACCAAAAATGCTTTTGATGCAATTACTGGTCATGGACACCCAGATTTACCTTTAGATCATCCTACAGATATTGTTTGCAGAAAAAGTGACTATATTTGCGGACGGACTCTGATGATAAATACTGATAAAGCTGCGTGTGATTTAAATAATGATTTAATCAATGATTTAAAGAATGGGGAAGAAATGCAAGTGGAAATTATAGTAAGTGATAAATAA
- a CDS encoding YggU family protein, translated as MKAIKEIEGGILLDIEVSPNASKFEISGYNSWRERLEIRIKAIPQKGKANKEIIKEMSKLTKMDVEIISGLKSHQKTLLINKISRDDFLNIIRV; from the coding sequence ATGAAAGCTATAAAAGAAATTGAAGGTGGAATTTTACTGGATATTGAGGTTTCACCTAATGCATCTAAATTTGAAATTTCTGGTTATAATTCTTGGCGAGAAAGATTAGAAATAAGAATAAAGGCCATACCTCAAAAAGGGAAGGCCAATAAAGAAATTATTAAAGAAATGTCCAAATTGACTAAAATGGATGTAGAGATAATATCTGGACTAAAAAGTCACCAAAAAACATTATTGATAAATAAAATATCTCGAGACGACTTTTTAAATATTATTAGGGTATAA
- the galU gene encoding UTP--glucose-1-phosphate uridylyltransferase, with protein sequence MKAVIPAAGLGTRFLPATKAQPKEMLPVFDKPTIQYVVEEAVASGIDDILIVTGKGKRSIEDHFDRSFELEYILKENAKDEYLREVEAISELADIYYVRQKEQKGLGDAIYCARKHIDGEPFAVLLGDTITRSDVPCTKQLMDVHDKYGSSAIAVEEVPVDKVERYGIIKGQEKGENLYLIEDMVEKPSVDEAPSNLAIMGRYVLDSKIFDHIDDVPPGFGGEIQLTDAMRLLDDIYGYVFQGKTYDIGNKVEWLKTSLEFAFEQPEAKKELTEYLNDLLDCN encoded by the coding sequence ATGAAAGCAGTTATACCAGCAGCAGGCTTAGGTACTCGATTTTTACCTGCTACCAAAGCCCAGCCTAAAGAAATGTTACCTGTATTTGACAAACCAACTATTCAGTACGTTGTGGAAGAGGCTGTGGCCTCCGGAATAGATGATATACTGATTGTAACTGGTAAAGGAAAAAGATCTATTGAGGATCATTTTGACCGCTCATTTGAACTGGAATATATTTTAAAAGAAAATGCTAAAGATGAATACTTGAGGGAAGTTGAGGCCATCTCTGAACTGGCTGATATTTATTATGTCCGCCAAAAAGAACAGAAAGGTTTAGGAGATGCTATTTATTGTGCTCGTAAGCATATAGATGGGGAGCCTTTTGCTGTTTTATTAGGGGATACTATAACTCGATCTGATGTTCCATGTACTAAACAACTCATGGATGTCCATGATAAATATGGTTCTTCAGCCATTGCCGTGGAAGAAGTTCCAGTAGATAAAGTAGAAAGATATGGGATTATTAAAGGTCAGGAAAAGGGTGAAAATCTTTACTTGATTGAAGACATGGTTGAAAAACCATCTGTTGATGAAGCACCTTCTAATCTAGCCATCATGGGTAGATATGTGCTTGATAGCAAGATATTTGATCATATTGATGATGTACCTCCTGGTTTTGGAGGGGAAATTCAATTAACAGATGCTATGAGACTTCTGGATGATATTTATGGCTATGTTTTTCAGGGAAAGACTTATGATATTGGTAATAAAGTTGAATGGTTAAAAACATCTTTAGAATTCGCTTTTGAACAACCAGAAGCAAAAAAAGAATTAACTGAATATTTAAATGATTTATTGGATTGTAATTAA